Part of the Paenibacillus sp. YPG26 genome, CCGATGATAGGCATAACCTCGATCAGACCTACTCCAAGGAACATCAAAGTTTGTAGAGTTGACTTAGCTTCTGGCTGACGAGCAACACCTTCAACTGTTTTACTGATCAAAAGACCGTTACCAATACCTGCGCCAAGTGCGCCCAGACCTGCTACAATACCTGCTGCTAACAATGCGTATCCTTCTACCATTTGTAAATCCTCCTCAAATTTGTGATTAATTTTTGTAATATCGATCAAGCTGAAATGAAAATTCAACTTGTGTGTTAATGATCTTCATGCATATCTACGGTTTGGGAGATGTACACCATCATCAGTACAACGAAGATGAAGGCTTGAATCGCGCCGATAAATATACTGAAACCCTGCCAAGCCATCAAGAGCGGTACAGATAGCACTGCGCCGATTACGTTGGATGTAGCTAGACCCATGATAACTCCGATCAGCACCTCTCCGGCAAAAATGTTCGCGTACAAACGAATACCGTGTGTAAGCAGCTTGGAGAATTGCTCAATCAAGTTAATTGGGAAGAAGATTGGATATGGCTGGAAGTAGTGTTTGAAGTAAGGCTTTGTATTCTTCACAGCTCCCAAATAGTGAACGATTACAAATACTAGAAGAGCAAGACCCATGGTTACGCCAATGTCAGCTGTTGGAGATTTCCACCAGGCAACCTCGGCATGGGGATGTTCTTCACCCTTCGCGTGCTGTTCGTCCAGCGTATGAGTGACTTGAACGAGCTCCTGACCAAAGACATGAGCTGCATCCTTATTGTCGTACTCTGTCACCACCCCAAAGATCAAACCCAGCATATTCCCTACAAAAATGAACATAATCATAGTTACGCCAAGTGCAAGGAAGGGCTTGCCTTTCTTGAAATCCATGGCGCTGGAGATCTGGGCTTGTACAAACTCGATCGCCCACTCCATGAAGTTCTGCATCTTGCTGGGGTTCTCAACAGATAAATTCCTTGTGGCAAGCTTGGCAATGATAAATACAATCACGCTGGTAACAATTAGCATTAGCACGACAGAAAGGTCAATGCGCAGTCCGCCCAACTCAATAATTGGTGATTCATGCATGTTTTTTCACCCCTTTCTCAGACGCGTCATCTTCTTCCTTTCTAGACTGGATAATACCTGCGAATAGTAGAAGGAACTGGGAGAAGACCAATCCGCCGACAACCGCGTAGATGTTGAACATCTCGGGCTTCTTAATGGCTATCATGGCAGCTGCCAAAGCAAAGGCGGCACGGGTGAAGAATCCTAGACCCCGTCGTCGTTGATCCTGGCTTGTAATTCCATCCATAAAACGTCTGACTTTAAGTGCCAAGTAATTGGCGTTCACATAACTGACGACAATGCCGAGAGCTATTCCAATCGGAATGGACTTATACTCCTGAAACAACGCTGCCGCAATGAAACATAGAGCAAGAGCGGAGTATGTCGCCACCTTCAGTACTCTACGGTATACCCGCAGTTCATCCATCGCTGTCCTCCATGACCTTCTTGATAAGATAAATGACACTAACCATGCCGATCACGACGCCGATAAGCACGCCAATTCCAGTGCGGATACCTGTCGAGGAACCGCTACCAAAACTATCCCACCAGCTGCCCAGATAATAGCCGGCAACTGTGCACACAGCAATGTCAATTCCAATCGCGGACACGAGACCTGCAGCTTTGAGGACGGTACCGGTATTAGCCGGTTTGTCAGAGTCTGAATCAGTTGATTTCTTTGGACTTTTTGAAGGTTGATCCATAGCATAACCCGCCTTATAATCCCAGTTTATTTTACTGAAATTAATGAACTTTTGTCAACGAAGAAATCTTTCACGCTTTAAAGCGAAAAGAGTACTAATTCCAGCCCTGACAACCCGCAAAGCGTACAGTATAACTGTATGCTGTCTATTTCTCGCTCATACTCCATCGGAAATCAATTTATGAACATTGTGTGAAAAGCGTCAGGACGCTCATCATTTAGCCCGAAATGGTGACAAATTGCCTTGACGATTCTCTCCGAAGCCTTACCGTCTCCATACGGGTTGGCAGCCCGGCTCATGGATTCATATAGAGCTTGATCAGACAACAGGACTCTTGTCCGCTCGTATACAGCCTCTTCATCTGTGCCTACCAGCTCCAGGGTTCCAGCTTCAATTCCTTCTGGGCGTTCGGTGGTATCCCGCAGAACCAGCACCGGAACACCAAAGGAAGGAGCTTCTTCCTGCATTCCGCCCGAGTCGGTCAGAATCAGATGCGTATGCGGATAGATGTTATGGAAATCAACCACATCCAGCGGGTCGATCAGCTTGATCCGGGGATGGCTGCCCAGGATTTCATAGGCTGGTTCCCGGACCGCCGGGCTTGGGTGGACCGGATAGACAATCGCGATATCCTCAAATTCATCGGCAATTCTCCGAACCGCTCTAAAGATATTACGGTGGGGCTCTCCTTGGGACTCCCTGCGGTGTGCCGTCATCAGAATCAATCTCTTACCCTCCGCAAAGTCCAGAACAGGGTGCTTGTAATCCGACTTCACAGTATATTGAAACACATCCGTAATCGTATTGCCTGTGACATAAATAGTTGAATCATTCTTGTTTTCTTTGCGCAGGTTGCCCGCAGACCAGTCCGTGGGTGCAAAGTGCATATCCGCAAGAACTCCGGTCAACTGACGGTTCATCTCCTCCGGGTAAGGGGAGAGCTTGTTCCACGTACGAAGGCCGGCTTCGACATGTCCAACCTGG contains:
- the atpE gene encoding F0F1 ATP synthase subunit C, giving the protein MVEGYALLAAGIVAGLGALGAGIGNGLLISKTVEGVARQPEAKSTLQTLMFLGVGLIEVMPIIGVVLAFMFYGKA
- the atpB gene encoding F0F1 ATP synthase subunit A; amino-acid sequence: MHESPIIELGGLRIDLSVVLMLIVTSVIVFIIAKLATRNLSVENPSKMQNFMEWAIEFVQAQISSAMDFKKGKPFLALGVTMIMFIFVGNMLGLIFGVVTEYDNKDAAHVFGQELVQVTHTLDEQHAKGEEHPHAEVAWWKSPTADIGVTMGLALLVFVIVHYLGAVKNTKPYFKHYFQPYPIFFPINLIEQFSKLLTHGIRLYANIFAGEVLIGVIMGLATSNVIGAVLSVPLLMAWQGFSIFIGAIQAFIFVVLMMVYISQTVDMHEDH
- a CDS encoding AtpZ/AtpI family protein, which translates into the protein MDQPSKSPKKSTDSDSDKPANTGTVLKAAGLVSAIGIDIAVCTVAGYYLGSWWDSFGSGSSTGIRTGIGVLIGVVIGMVSVIYLIKKVMEDSDG
- a CDS encoding ATP synthase subunit I, translating into MDELRVYRRVLKVATYSALALCFIAAALFQEYKSIPIGIALGIVVSYVNANYLALKVRRFMDGITSQDQRRRGLGFFTRAAFALAAAMIAIKKPEMFNIYAVVGGLVFSQFLLLFAGIIQSRKEEDDASEKGVKKHA
- the wecB gene encoding UDP-N-acetylglucosamine 2-epimerase (non-hydrolyzing), coding for MTIFGVRPEAIKMAPLILELQKHPDKIESVVCVTAQHREMLDQVLEVFQINPDYDLNVMKERQTLNEVTIRVLQGLEEVLAQAKPDIVLVHGDTLTTFLASYAAFLQQIQVGHVEAGLRTWNKLSPYPEEMNRQLTGVLADMHFAPTDWSAGNLRKENKNDSTIYVTGNTITDVFQYTVKSDYKHPVLDFAEGKRLILMTAHRRESQGEPHRNIFRAVRRIADEFEDIAIVYPVHPSPAVREPAYEILGSHPRIKLIDPLDVVDFHNIYPHTHLILTDSGGMQEEAPSFGVPVLVLRDTTERPEGIEAGTLELVGTDEEAVYERTRVLLSDQALYESMSRAANPYGDGKASERIVKAICHHFGLNDERPDAFHTMFIN